From Loxodonta africana isolate mLoxAfr1 chromosome 16, mLoxAfr1.hap2, whole genome shotgun sequence:
ACCATCTTAGCACATTAAGtgacctaacccattgccatcgagtcaatccgactcatagtgaccctataggacagagtagaactgccctataggtttccaaggagcgcctgatggatttaaaccgctgaccttttggttagcagctgtagctcttaaccactatgctaccagtgttTCCTTAAGTGACCTATTAGCTTCTTAAGTGCAAAATACATACAAGCaccccacctctgggtggagacttaacatgCTGATAAAGGAAAATCGACCTCTTCCTCTACCCCAGAGAATTGAACCCTTCTGTTGTTTGTTGTGTAGAGAAAATGCACAGTCATGCCCAAGCAATAGACTCCCCTGAAGGTtgatcctgaatattcatgacaaatttacatttccttgtctgctctgtAAAAGGCCTCCTCCCCTAGCtgcgtggcgtagtggttaaatgctacggctgccaaccaagaggtctgcagttcaaatccgccaggtgctcgctggaaactctatggggcagttctactctgtcctctagagtcgctgtaagtcggaatcgactccacggcagtgggtttttttttttgccccaagctgcctgtgagcagtcttggaggcagcagccttGCTGCTCCTTTCTTTGTGTAACAAAATAAAGGCACCTTTCTActctccagaaaccctggtggtgtagtggttaagtgctacggctaccaATCAAAAAGTCAttagttggaatccgccaggtgcaCTTTGGAAACTCGAccccaaagggtttggtttttctactCTCCCAGCTCGGCCTCTTGTTTATCGACTGTGACCAATGAGGGAAGCAAAGCCTGAGTTTCCACTGGCAACatggggaggaagaccacagaggtaaagcGCCACATCAAGGGGGTATACTATTAACACGACTTATCACTGATGATACTggccttgatcacctggctgaggtagtatttgtcaggtttctccactataaAGTTACACACACCCCCCTCACCCCTTTCCATACTGCAGTCTTTGTAAAGACCTCACTATGCAAAAGCCTACATTTTAAGTAGTGGGGAATTATGCTCCACCTGCTCGAGTGCAGAGTATCTACACAAATTTTTCGAAATTCTTCTGTTTGGGAGATTCGTCTCTtcgtatttattcaatcatttattagCAGTACGGACTCATGGATATTTGCTTTATACTTGGGCTTATAATccaatattattatttttgctcaaattgttccagctttggagCTACTTCAGTTGGCTCCTGTGTCCGTCTGCCATTTCCCCAACATTTTTTTAGCCctacttgtgttttttttattttttttttccaatgttcTTCTACCTTTTTGAtgtttaaaatcttttaagaaaggTTGCTAAAGTAGTTGCGCTTTCTTTTAACATTCCAGGCAACAGTAAAAAGTTTGCAATACTATCCAAAATTCGAAATTCGTTAAAACCCTAAGGTTTAAAATTGACCTCCAACTCCTCTTCCTTTCAAATACTACGCAGACCGGACTGCGCCCCAGGGGAGGCGAAACTAGAGACGCGCCAGCAGCGTCAGCGTTCGGCGCGGCGACGGCGGCAACGGAAGGGCCCGCCCCTGCGAAACCGATCTTACCCCCCGACTGGCCCCGGCGCCCAGAACTTCAGCCAATCCCTAAAGATCTTGGAAGCTCCCAGGCCGAGCTGAGCCAATGGATGGCCGCGTTATAGGCTCCCGGATACCGGAATCGTGGGTACCCGCCGGTGTCGGCGGCGGGCGGAAGTGGAAGATCCGTAGTGGTCGGCCGTAGCCCTGCAGTACCGGGAATCACATCCGAGTGCAAACTCGCCCGGAGGGTGGCCTCGGGTCTCAGCCGGGGCCTGTAGGGTGTGAGGGCGGATGGCGACAGAGATGGGTCCGCCTGGAGCCTGGGCGTCGTTGGCGGCTGAGGGTGGGTGGGCGGCAGGAGGCCGTTTGTGAAGTCAACCTTTTCACAACAGCCTGTCAGGGTGCGGCCCCCAGGCGCCTGCATTAGCGTGGGGCCTCATTTCAAATACAGACTTCTCAGACCACCCCAGACATACTGAGTCAGAAATCCAACGGTGAGCCCTAAGTGATATTTATACACACTTCAATGTAGAATTAACCATCCAGAGGTTTTCCTCACTGACATACTTTGCAAAAGTAAGTACAGGAAACCAGACCATAGTGGGGTGGGTGGACAGCCGCCTTAATTTCGATGTAAGAGGTGCGTGCGTACCGGctgttttccatgtctttgtatAAGCATCTCCAAGTTTCAGCCTTGTTTGCATCGTCTGTAGAATGAGTTGATGCTCTCCAGCCTACCTTATTCTCATGGAAATGATGTGATGACAAAAATGGtaaaaacccaataaaaaaaccaaacccagtgccgtcaagttgattcctactcatagcgaccctatagcacagagtagaactgcccggtagagtttcccaggaggacctggcagatctgaactgccaaccctttggttagcagccctagcacttaaccactacaccaccatggtttccaaaagCCCAATAGACTATGGAAATGTATGGAAGACGGCATAACTTTGAGTGGGGATACTTTACCCACatccattgccatggaatcgattctaactcatagctacccaataggacatagtagagctgccccatggggtttccaagcctgtaatcttgtTTACTTATCCAGTCTTCTACACTGGATTGGCTGTGATCGTAATAGTATTTAATTATGGACACGGGACacgggaagtccctgggtggctcaaatgttTAAGGGAAGTTTGGCAGCTCCAGCCCATCCAGAAGCACCttgaaagttctggcaatctacttccaaaaggtcacagccttgaaaaccgtatggagtgcagctctactttgcaacacatgggctcaccatgagtcggaatcaactcaatgccagcTGGTTTGCCTGTTGGTTTTGGATGGGAGACCTGCCTTGTGCACAGCCTGGGGCTTGGGAGGAAGGATGTGAAAGGAGTTAGAGACTGAAGACTAGGGGACCAAGGAGGGAACCACCCAGTTACCTAACTTTGAGGTGATGTAGGCCTGATTTTCAGTGGTTACAATGGGAATAGAAAGGGGTAAAATTAAGTCAGTGATAGAATGAGGAGCTGAAAACTTCTGGACTTCGAAgctcaaagaaaagaaatttgagGACATCTCTCAAAGGGTATCCAAGTGGAATGTCTTTGGGGCTGTCAGAAGTCTAGATTGGAGGCCAGATCTAGCTAGAGCTGATTTGAAGATTTTCTGCGTAGACTGTGATAGCTGAACCCTTAGAGTCACTGAACACTCCGAGTCTGGAAATGTAAATGCAGGAGGCTTTGAGGGGACCCTACAGTCAGGCCATGTCAAATCAGTCAGAGAATGTGATCCAGTGAGACAGACGGGAGAACACTTGGTGAGACAGAAGCATGTTATTCTTCATATCTAGTTAAGGATCTTCTAGTGAAGATGAGACAGATCATTGCTGACACCTGCCCCTATCAGAGCCCGTAGTCATAGGCCTCGAGGCTGCCCTGCAAATAGAGTTTAAAGAAACCCTGGAAGGCCTTGGCATCCATGTGGACGGCGGATACTGCAGGATCCTCCAACATGGCTGCTATCCAGAGCTTAAGTTTTGGAGTGTGGTCTACACACCTGTGGGAGGAGGAAAGAACAGAAAAGTGTGAGCTAGGTTAAGTAGGGAGGCATTGGAAGTCTCCCACATACCGTCATCATCACTCtgcagtttcattttgtttttctctagccttttaaaaaatctttgtttAAAATGCATCTAATCACAGAATATTAGatttggaacagatttgagaggTCTTTGTTTTATCAAACAGGAATCTGAGACTAGAGGGAAGTGACTTGCTTAGTTAGCATGGGAGCTGGGACTAGAACCCTTTCTTGTCCAAACTGAGAGACTGACAACTTTTTGAAATGACAATATGAAAGACAATGAAGAATATTATTATTCTATGGCCAAATTGTGACTAAAAGTAACTACAAATCGCTCTGAGAGGTGGGAAGAAGCCTAGGTGGCTGCCAACAGACTGCCAAAATGGCCCCCACACGTATCTAAAATTTCCCTTCAAAACATGGGGTTTGGAAAGAGTAGTGTGGAAATCTTATAGGTGAGTGAGAGGTAGCATTAGCCATACAATCCTGTACAACATCCTTATAAAAGTTCACATCCTTATGGATTTTTAACCAGAAGGGAAACAATAAATGACTTAAAACATTTTACTATATGTCACAGcacaccccctccaccctccagaAAAGGGGCAATGGTGAGTGTGGGTATATGACATGCCCGGGATGGTCCACGACACTCACCCTGTCTGACTGTTCCCAGTCGTCAGTTTTATTAAATGTGTTTTTCCCAGGAACAACAGAATAATATATACCATTCCAACTGCCATTGTCCTAATTTATGCACAAAATATTCAAATGTCTTACTCAGATAACTCCATTGCTTCCAGCCGTTCCATCCAGGGCCAGATGAGGTAATCAATCATAGACACAGAATTGCCACCAAAGAAAGCTGTCTTCCTGTTGGTCAGAACCTGAACATTAGACAGCATTAAGAGTATGCATCAGAAATGCTGAAGGCAAATTTAGTAAAGCAGGCGAGCACAGCAGCTTTCTTCCTGCCATATccaagttatttttgtttttgtctgtttggTCAGTTTAAGCTTTAGAGTCCCTTGGTTTGGGATAAAACAATACAACAAATAAACTGGAAAGTAGACACAAAACAAGCCACAGAGTACACCTGTGTACTGACGAAGGACTGGTTCTCAGAATATGAAAAGAACGGGAAATCAGTAAAAAAGGCAAAACCCATTAGAAAAATAGGCAAGACTCGACTTTCACAAAAGAGGATGATCAAGTGGCCAATAGTCATTCAAAAAAGTGCTTAAGtgcattagtcatcagggaaatgtaaattcATACCAAAATGcaataccactacacacctaccAGGTTGGCTAAAAGGAACAAGACAAAGTAATTAAGGATGTGGAACTGCTGCTGACAGGAGCGTTAATTGGTACAAATGTTTTATAGAAACAGCCAGTCCCTATGAAATGGTTTCAGAGATTAGAAAAGAGGGAGAGTTACTCAACTCAgaatatccttgataccaaaaccaactaAAGACACGGTAAGAACAGAAGATTATGGGCTACTTTTATTTATGAATTCAGATGCaagaatcttttaaaaattaattctacAGTGTATATGAAAGTCCACTGAGAACAAGTAAGTTTTATCCCAGTAATAGTAGGATGATTCAACACCAGAAGAATTTATCAGTAACAGTGTATTCTGAATAAGGGGAAAAAATTCTATGAACATCTCAGATGCAACAGATGCAGGAAAAACATGCAATAAAAGTCAACACTCATGacttgaaaaaaaattggcaaactaGTAACAGAAGACTTTCTTAAGACGAAAAAATTTTTTGATAAAAACTATGGTAAACTTCATACTTATTGAGAAAATGTTAGGCTGCATTCCCATAAAAGTAAAAACTTCAGGCTGATTATGAATGGAATATCTCAAGTCCGAGGGGGATTCTAGTTAAAAGGCCCAAATGGCAGCTCTCCCTCAAAGAAGGTCTTCCCCAAGCATCTTCCCAAAGTCTTTGCTGTGGGTTTACTACATAAAATTaaggaaagggggaaagaatAACGCTTCGACTAGAGTtatgttaaatttttattttttaatacatggACAAGGAATGGAAGCAAgcatagaaaaatgaaaacagataACAATTTGTGGAAATGTGggtgaaattttctctttttttcttgtcatttaaATGTCAaggcaaataaatattttaaaagcaagCCCATGACAAAATATTTTTAGGCATTTTGGTTTACTTATTAAATACAACAGCTAACCACATCTGTTGTAAACTAACCCTTATGTGGTATGATTACTAATGGTCATAAAGTGACTTGGGAAATGGGTGTATGAAGAgagtagaaggaagaaaaaggtTGAAATAGTGTATCAGTTACTCTGATAAAAGCTAAAAGCAAAAACGGGTTACCTCCTCTAGCTTGCTGAGTTCTTTACACAGTTCTTCTTTGACACCAGAGCACTCTTCCTTATTTTGGCTTCTAAAAGTGCTTATCATCAAAGGTGGTACCTAGGCAGAGAATAATTTCTTAGGTTATAAATTCAAGGCTAAGTGTATCTTCCCTCTCCACAGAAAAATGTGTTAGAACCCTCAGGAGTTCCTGGCGTCAGGGTGTTCTAGAAACATCAAGGGTGCTGAGTCCCCATGTACATAGAGGTCATGTACTGATGTCAGAAATACTTTTGTTGCCTAAGACTTTACCAATTTTACAAGTTGCAGTTAATAGAACCCAATGAGTCTCTTTTGTTTGTTACTTTTTTTCAAGTCTCCTTGCTCTATCTTGAAAATGTCATATTCCCCTTCTATCATATCTCTGACAGCAGCTATCTCTATTGTTCTTTCCCCCTCATCCTGCTTAGTTGGACAgttccctcttccttcctcactGGCTTCACTTTACAGTATCTCCCGAAACAACATGCTCTTCCTGTAAGCCCCTTCCATCTTCCAGGTATTTCTTTCTCTAGAGACAAGATATTCGTTTATAATATGCTGACCATACAACCCAGGAAACAAGATTATAGGGATATAATCTGGCATACTGAAGAAGTTCGGCATGGCTGGAGCATAAAGTGTcaggagaggagagaaaagggGTTATTTTGGAAATGTAAACACAGGAAGTGGGTCATGAAAGAGCTTCAGCATATCAGAGCTGACAAGAGCATCTTCCTGTCTTGTCTTCCTCTTCCAAATCACTGAGCCATAAATGACAGCATTGATTTACCTTATAAAAACAAAGATTTTTCAAATAGGAGCTTAAATTTCTTACACACACCTTAGAAAATAACTCAAAGTCCATCTTTTGGCGAGCTTTCTCATAGGGGTCATCTGGTAACAGCTTCTTCCCTGGATATACTTCATCCAGGTACTCACAAGTGATGGTAGATTCATAGATCAGCTGGCCCTGACTGTTTTCCAGAACTGGTACCAGACCAAGGGGATTCTTCGTAAAGAACCACTCAGGCTTATTTTTCAGGTTGATGTTGATGACTTCATGCCTGAAAGACACACAGAAGATGATGAAGAGAGTGCAACATTTTTGCACTTGTGAATAAATCCTCACTGGCCCTGCCATCCACTTAGCAATCAGACCCCCAAACCTAGGAGTTGACTCCGCCTTCATGCCTTCCTGCCACCCTCCCGTCCTTTTTCCCCCTCACCCTCTGCTTGGCATCAAATTGACCTTCCAGCTCAACCCATAAATTATATCTGGACTGTGTCCATCCCTCAGTTTCACTGTGACCACTGTCCAAAACATCTCTCACCTAGAGCTTTACAACAGCCTCTCAACCAGCCTCTCTGCTTCTACCATGGCTTCCCTACAACCCA
This genomic window contains:
- the LOC100675090 gene encoding glutathione S-transferase omega-1, with amino-acid sequence MSGRSARSLGKGSEPPGPVPEGLIRVYSMRFCPFAQRTLLVLNAKGIRHEVININLKNKPEWFFTKNPLGLVPVLENSQGQLIYESTITCEYLDEVYPGKKLLPDDPYEKARQKMDFELFSKVPPLMISTFRSQNKEECSGVKEELCKELSKLEEVLTNRKTAFFGGNSVSMIDYLIWPWMERLEAMELSECVDHTPKLKLWIAAMLEDPAVSAVHMDAKAFQGFFKLYLQGSLEAYDYGL